One Hyphomicrobiales bacterium genomic window carries:
- a CDS encoding zinc ABC transporter substrate-binding protein, translated as MLVLRGLKLLSLSVTLLFASPAVPYLAPLSVAKADVNVVASIKPVHSLVAAVMEGVGKPGLIVQGAASPHNYALKPSQAKMLEAANIVFWIGHDLEPFLEKSLETIAAKAKSVELIDAHDLIKHEFREGGAFDGHGHEEKDDHKETAGHDDHDKHDDHDKHDKHDKHDDHDDHDKKAKSDHKEHKKAGHDHEAHGAHDAHVWLDPVNAKALVHEIEETLVEADPANAGKYEANAKAISSKIDVLIADVAAELKPLHDKNFIVFHDAYQYFEKRFDVTASGSITVSPEVLPGAERISEIRTKLKGLDAACVFAEPQFESKLVSTVIEGTKAKSGIIDPLGARLDAGPNLYFQLIQNMAASFKGCLT; from the coding sequence GTGCTTGTCTTGCGTGGTTTAAAATTACTCTCTCTGTCCGTGACATTGCTTTTTGCGTCCCCTGCTGTGCCTTACCTTGCGCCACTAAGTGTCGCCAAAGCTGATGTTAATGTGGTTGCTTCAATCAAGCCGGTCCATTCGCTCGTGGCGGCAGTAATGGAAGGTGTTGGAAAGCCAGGGTTGATTGTTCAAGGTGCCGCGTCCCCGCATAATTATGCTTTAAAGCCTTCGCAGGCCAAAATGCTGGAAGCTGCAAATATTGTGTTCTGGATAGGGCATGATCTTGAGCCTTTCCTTGAAAAATCTCTTGAGACCATCGCTGCAAAGGCCAAATCGGTTGAACTGATTGATGCCCACGATCTTATAAAGCATGAGTTTCGTGAGGGCGGTGCCTTTGATGGGCATGGGCACGAAGAAAAAGATGATCACAAAGAAACGGCCGGGCACGATGATCATGACAAGCACGATGATCATGACAAGCATGATAAGCATGACAAGCACGATGACCATGATGATCATGATAAGAAAGCCAAGTCTGATCATAAAGAACACAAAAAGGCGGGACACGATCACGAGGCGCACGGCGCACATGATGCCCATGTCTGGCTTGATCCTGTAAATGCGAAAGCGCTCGTCCACGAAATCGAAGAAACACTTGTTGAAGCTGACCCAGCTAATGCCGGCAAGTATGAAGCCAATGCCAAAGCTATATCCAGCAAGATTGACGTCTTAATTGCTGATGTAGCCGCCGAATTGAAACCACTCCATGATAAGAATTTCATCGTCTTTCATGATGCTTATCAATATTTTGAAAAGCGCTTTGATGTGACGGCATCTGGCTCGATCACGGTTTCTCCAGAAGTCTTACCAGGTGCAGAGCGCATCAGTGAAATTAGAACGAAACTTAAAGGATTGGATGCAGCTTGCGTGTTTGCCGAACCACAATTTGAGTCCAAGCTGGTATCGACCGTAATTGAGGGCACAAAGGCAAAATCAGGCATCATTGACCCTCTCGGCGCACGGCTTGATGCGGGCCCAAATCTTTATTTCCAATTAATCCAAAACATGGCGGCTTCCTTCAAGGGCTGCCTCACATAA